From Mycobacterium cookii:
GATCTGACGACACCCCGTGTACTGATGGGTTGAACATCCCATAATCGGCGATACATGCGCGTTAGCCTGACGCCATGGCCGAGGCCGATCCGCACGACGACCGGCGCCTGACCGCCAAAGGTCAAGCCACCCGCGATCGGATCGTGCAGATCGCGGCCGAATTGATTCTCAGCGAGGGTGTCTCGTCCTTCAACATGGACGCGCTGCGCCGAGCCGCGTCGGTCAGCGGATCGCAACTCGCCCACTACTTCACCGACAAAGGGGAATTAATTCGTGCGGTGGTCGAGCGCCAGACCAACGTCGTGCTGGACTTTCACCGGCAGCCGAAGCTGCGGACGCTGGATACATTCGACGATTTCGAGCGCTGGATCGATCTGAACATGCGTTATCTGCGGCGTACCGGCTACTCAGGCACGCCCACGTATCACGCTCTGGCCGGACAACTCGGAAAGTCCGACGCGACCACGCGCGACACCCTGGCCGCGGGCTACTGGCAGTGGATCATGTTGTTAGAAAATTCATTTCAGCGCATGAAAGATCGTCACATCCTGATCTCCGACGCCGATGCGCGAAAGCTGGCCCTGCTCGTCGTCAGCGCTCACCAAGGCGGTGCGACCCTGAGCTTCACTTATCGAGCGGAATGGCCGCACGCCGACGCGCTGCGATTCGCGCTCAACTACGCGCGACTGTTCGCCGTAAACCCCGCCGAACGCGTGGCGCGCGCTGCGCGTCGACCCCGTGGTCGGCGCGAGATTGGCGGCAGCGCGCCCGACGACGCAGCATCGGGACTTACTCGCAAGGGGCGTGCAACTCGTGCGCGGATCGTCGACGTCGCCGCCGACCTGATGTTCCGGCGTGGTGTAGCCGACACCAGCATTGATGACGTACGGACGACGGCGTCGGTCAGCGGATCGCAAATCTCCCATTACTTTGACGGCAAACGCGACTTGACCCGAAAGGTCATCACCGCGCGCCGCGAACACGTGCAGTCATTTCACACCCAACCGCGACTCGGCGACCTCGACAGCCTCGCGGCCCTGCAAGCATGGGCTGACCTCACCATGGCCGACGTCGACACCGTGTACCGCCGGGGTGGCTGCGTTTACGGTTCGCTGGCCGGAGAGTTGATCGGCGCCGACGCCGAGATCCACCAAGACCTGGCTGCGGGTTACGACAGGTGGATCGCGTTGTTCAAAAACGGCCTCACCGAGATGCGCCGGCGTGGCGACCTACGCCCCGACGCAGACCCACGGCATCTCGCGGTTTCCCTTGTCGCCGCGCATCAGGGCGGCGCCATGGTCACCTTCATCACCGAAGATCCAGAACCGTTGCGGGCAACAATCTACGGCGCGGTCGACTACGCGCGCTCGTTCGCGCCACCTGCGCCCCGCGGCTAGACAGCTATGGGTTAGATGTCCCATAATAATGGGCGACATATCCCACTATGGTTTAGAGGAGCCTCGTGACAGCCCTACCATCTGCCCCCGCGGTGGTCCGCGAACGACCGGGCGGGGAGAGCATGCGCGCCATCGTGCTGGAGAAGTTCGGCGGCCTGGACAGCCTGGTCTACAGCGACATCCCAAAGCCGCTCCCCAGGGATGGCGAGGTCATCATCAAAATCCGGGCGTTTGGCGTCAACCACGCCGAGGCGCACATGCGTCGGGGTGAATGGGCAGAAGCCGCCGAGGTCAGCGGGATCGAATGTGTGGGCACCGTGGACGCGTGCCCTTCCGGCGAATTCGCGGTCGGCGCCAAGGTGGCCGCCCTGATGGGAGGATTGGGACGAACCATCAACGGCAGCTACGCCGAATACACCCGGGTACGCGCGGCCAACGTCGCCCTGATCGAGTCGGAACTGCCGTGGGCCGATTTGGCGGCGCTGCCCGAGACGTATGCGACGGCATGGACCTGCCTGTTCCGCAACCTCAAACTATCGGCAGGCCAGACCGTCGTAATACGCGGCGCGACTTCGTCATTCGGCCAGGCCGCCGTCAAGATGGCGGTTGCTGCGGGCGCACGTGTCATCGCTACCGTGCGCAGTCGCACACGTTTCGCCATGCTGGAGGCACTCGGCGTCTTCCGCGTCGAATTGGAGTCGCCAATACTGGCCGAGCGGATCGCAGAAGCCAAGCAGATCGATGCCGTGCTCGATCTCGTCGGCAACAGCACAATCCTCGACTCGCTCGACATGCTCCGCCGCGGCGGCACGGCATGCCTGGCTGGATGGTTGGGCGGTCTGGACCCGATCGTCGACTTCAACCCGCTGCTACGCATGGCCAGTGGGGTGAATTGGTCGTTCTTCGGTAGCTTCGTCTTCGGCAACCCAGGTTTCCCGCTGTCCGACGTACCCCTTCAGGACATCGCGGCCCAGGTGGCAGCCGGTCAGCTCGAAGCGGCACCGTCTCGGATCTTCTCTTTCGATGAGATCCGCGAAGCGCATCGGATCATGGAGGCCGGTGAGGCTGGCGGAAAAATGGTTGTCGTCGTGGAATGACCACTAGATGATGGCAGCATGATTGCCGCTCCGTCGGTTCTGGTGTTCGACGTCAACGAAACCCTGATCGACATCGACTCCATAGCGCCGATTTTCGGGCGTATTTTCGGCGACCGGCAGGCGATGCGCGGGTGGTTCAACCAGTTGGTCATGTACTCGATGACAGTGACGTTGTCGGGCAACTATGTCGACTTTTTCAGTCTCGGACAGGGTGCGTTGCGGATGCTAGCCGATATCCACAATGTCGAGATCAGCGACGACGACGTGCGCGCGATCAAGCAGGCCATGCTGACCATGCCGGCTCACCCTGATGCCGCCGACGGGCTGGCATCGTTGCGAGACAACGGCTTTCGGATGGTTACGCTGAGCAATTCACCGCCCAACCCGGACGGTCCGAGTCCCTTGGAGCATGCCGGGTTGAGTCACTTCTTCGAACACCAATTCAGCGTCGACGCGAGCCGAGCGTTCAAACCGGCCCCGGCGACATACCAGCGGGTGTGCGACCAGCTCGACGTTGCACCGGCGGAGTGCATGATGGTCGCCGCCCACGTCTGGGACACCATCGGCGCGCAATCGGTCGGCTACAGCGGCGCGCTGATCACCCGCCCCGGCAACACGCTGTTTCCCGTGTCCGGCTTGCCGCAGCCCGACGTCGTCGCGCGGAATCTTCCCGATTTGGCGGCCAACCTCACACATCGGCCGGATGAGACGTCTACTCAGTAGTCAGCATTTCAGCCGAATTCGGAGGCTCACATGTCCACCGCGACCACCACGACCCGCCACGCCGTCATCGACTCGCCGATCGGACCCCTCACCCTGGTGCGCGAGGACGACGGCCTGACCGGCCTCTACTACCCCGGACACTGGACTCACCCGGACCAGACGACGTTCGGCCCGCGGGTCGACGCCACCGCTGACCCGGAATTCGATGACGCCGTCACGCAGCTCAACGAGTACTTCGCCGGTGAGCGAAAGGATTTCGATCTGCCGCTCAACCCGCAGGGCAGCGACCGGGCACAGCGGGTGTGGCGGCTGCTCGCCGAGATCCCCTACGGCCAGACCACCACCTACGGTGCACTGGCCCGCGCGGTCGGCGAGGGCATCAGCCCACGCGCCATCGGCGGCTTCGTCGGTCACAACCCGCTGTCGATTTACATCGCCTGCCATCGCGTGGTCGGATCGACCGGCAAGCTCACCGGATACGCCGGCGGCCTGGACCGCAAGCAATATCTGCTCGAGCTGGAGAAGGCGATACCGGTTGCGCCGCAATCGTTGTGGTAAAGCTGCCGTTCGAGACGATCGTGTCGCAGCACGGTCCCACCGTGCTGCGCGTGGTTCGCGCTGTGCTCGGCCACGCCGACGCCGACGACGCCTGGTCCGATACGTTCCTGGCCGCGATGAAGGCCTACCCCGATGTGCCTGCCGACGCCAACGTCGAGGCTTGGCTGGTGACGATCGCTCACCGCAAGGCAATCGACGTCGTCCGGGCCACTTCTCGACGGGCCACCCTCGTCGCGGACACACCGGATGCGACGACGCCGGATCACGCCGACGCACCGCACGCCGAGTTGACCGATGCGGTTGCGGCGCTGCCGGCCAAGCAACGTCAGGCGGTGGCCTATCACTACCTGGCCGGGCTGCCCTATGCCGAGATCGCCACACTGCTCGGCGGCAGCCCCGCCGCCGCCCGCCGCGCAGCCGCCGACGGCATCGCCACGCTGCGGCGCACCTACGACACGGAGTCCGACCATGACCTCGATTGACCTTGCCGCGCTGTATCCCGTCGACGACGCCGACATCGCCCGCCTGCACACCCGACTAGCCACCGCTGCCGAACACGACGACGTGCTCGACGTCGCCTACCGTACCGTCGACTCGCCCGTCGGTTCACTGCTGATTGCCGCGACCCCGATCGGGTTGGTTCGGGTGGCTTTCGACAGCGAAGGCAATGACGCTGTGCTGCAGAGCCTTTCCGACCGGATCAGCTCGCGGGTGCTGAACGCGCCGGCGCGTCTCGATGCCGTCGCATCGCAACTGGACGAGTATTTCTCCGGACGCCGTCACCGCTTCGATGTGCCGCTGGACTGGCAACTCTCGAAGGGGTTTCGCCGCACGGTGCTCGAACATCTGGCGACCGACATCGGTTACGGCACCACCGCCAGCTACGGCACATTGGCGCGGCTGTCGGGCTCACCCAAGGCAGTTCGCGCGGTCGGAACGACGTGTGCGACCAACCCCATCCCCGTCGTCGTGCCGTGCCACCGCGTCGTCCGCGCCGACGGCACGATGGGTCAGTATCGCGGCGGACCCGTCGCCAAACGCACCCTGTTGGATCTCGAAGGCGCTCAATGACGCCCGCACGCAACCGGGTGACGCCGCGCGGTGAGATCGTCGCTGTCGCGGGTCGTGGCGGGTGGATGGGCAACCGTGGTCGGTTGCATGAGGGCCGCGGCGCCCGCGACATCGTCCGCAACCATCAATCGAAGGCCTGGATCACCTGCCTGCTGGAGTTCAAGGGCCGCCACGCACCACAGTGGGCGCCGAATCACTACACCCAGCTGTTCTTTCTCGACGAGGCCGTCGCTTTCGCCGCCGGCCATCGTCCGTGCGCCGAATGCCGACGCAGCGACTACCACGCGTACCGGCAGGCGTGGAGCGAAAGCCAGTGCTGTGCAACACCATACGCAAAGGAGATAGACCACCAACTGCACCGCGAGCGGACAAGCCCGGCCGAACCAACCCTGCCGTGGACCAGCCTGCCCGACGGCGTGTTCGTCGACACCGGGCAAGGTCTGGCCGTAGTCGTCGGCGATCACCTCGCGGTCTGGGACGACAGCGGGTACACCTACCGTGAGCAATCCCCCAGGCCAACAACAGGTTCCGCGCCGGTACTCACCCCGCCGTCGACAGTCGCGGTATTACGCGCAGGGTACCCGGCGCAGATCGACGTCAGTGCCCGCTAGTCGGGGCGGGGGTCACCGAGCCGGGACCGGATGGCGCCCCACGGGTCGGCGTAACGGCCCGGCGCATTGCGGTACGCGGCCCGCCGATTGAGAAACACCCGCGCCAACGGGGCGACGAGGAACATCACGTGACGTCGCCAACCGGCGGCGGCGCGCATCTCGGCGAGCATGTCCGGCCAGGAGTGCTGCTGGAACGAGAGCGCTTCCTGAGCTCGGGAAGTGTCCAACCAGTCTGTGACAAACCAGTTTTCGTCGCTGTCCGGATCGCCGGGCAGCCCAGCGGGCAATACGTTCGGCAGGCCTCGTGCCGCGGCCATCGCCAAGCCGACGTCCTTCTGCCGAAGCAGATGCGAGTCGTCACCGGCGATCAGCAGTGCCTCGCCGACGACGTCGGCCGTGGCGGCCTTGGTGAACGCGGTCGCCACGTCGCGCACATCGACGGTGTGGATGCGGCCATCGGTCGGCAGTGCGCTTTCAAAGAACATCGCGTCGCCGTTGATCGGCATCGCACCCGGCTCGACGCTGATGACGCCGCCGAGACGCAGGATCACCCAGTCCAGACCCGATGCGCGAACCAGGTTTTCGGCCTCGACCTTGTGCTCGCCATAGAGTTCGGACGGAGCCAGCGGCGAGTCGGCGCGCAGCCTTTCCGGGTTACGGTGCGGATTGCGCGCGCCGTAGACGGCGTTGCTGGACGCCAGTACGAAACGGGGCGGCCGCGGCGCCGACTGCGCGGCACGCACCAAAGCGGCGGTCGCCTCGACGTTGACGCGCCGACCAATCGCCGGGATGCGGTACATCGCAGGCAGGATCACGGCGGCCAGATGCACGATCACGGTCGGCGTCACTTCGGCTATCAACCGGTCGACCTCGCCCTGGTCGGTCAGGTCCGCCCAGCGTGCCTCGGCGTTCGCGGGCAGCACGGTCTTGCGCTGCGCAGGGGTACCGAGGTCGGTCACGACGACGCGGTGGCCGGCCTCGGCCAGGCGCCGCACCGTCTGCGCGCCAACCAAGCCGAACGCGCCGGTGACAAGAACGGTCTCGGTCATCTTCCGCCCGTCCACAAGTGAATATGAGATTCTCGGAAACGGAGAGTAGCATATTCGCCGGTAGCTGCCGGTTGCCAACCGTATCGTCACGGGCAATCGAGCCGATCAACATGAGCGGGGGAGCCATGACCGACGACGAGCACGAGACCGCCAAGTGGGATCCGTCGTTCACCAAACAGGTCGCCGACACCGTCGGCCCGCTGATCAAGAGATGGCATCGCGCCGAGGTACGCAATATCG
This genomic window contains:
- a CDS encoding TetR/AcrR family transcriptional regulator → MAEADPHDDRRLTAKGQATRDRIVQIAAELILSEGVSSFNMDALRRAASVSGSQLAHYFTDKGELIRAVVERQTNVVLDFHRQPKLRTLDTFDDFERWIDLNMRYLRRTGYSGTPTYHALAGQLGKSDATTRDTLAAGYWQWIMLLENSFQRMKDRHILISDADARKLALLVVSAHQGGATLSFTYRAEWPHADALRFALNYARLFAVNPAERVARAARRPRGRREIGGSAPDDAASGLTRKGRATRARIVDVAADLMFRRGVADTSIDDVRTTASVSGSQISHYFDGKRDLTRKVITARREHVQSFHTQPRLGDLDSLAALQAWADLTMADVDTVYRRGGCVYGSLAGELIGADAEIHQDLAAGYDRWIALFKNGLTEMRRRGDLRPDADPRHLAVSLVAAHQGGAMVTFITEDPEPLRATIYGAVDYARSFAPPAPRG
- a CDS encoding zinc-binding alcohol dehydrogenase family protein, with amino-acid sequence MRAIVLEKFGGLDSLVYSDIPKPLPRDGEVIIKIRAFGVNHAEAHMRRGEWAEAAEVSGIECVGTVDACPSGEFAVGAKVAALMGGLGRTINGSYAEYTRVRAANVALIESELPWADLAALPETYATAWTCLFRNLKLSAGQTVVIRGATSSFGQAAVKMAVAAGARVIATVRSRTRFAMLEALGVFRVELESPILAERIAEAKQIDAVLDLVGNSTILDSLDMLRRGGTACLAGWLGGLDPIVDFNPLLRMASGVNWSFFGSFVFGNPGFPLSDVPLQDIAAQVAAGQLEAAPSRIFSFDEIREAHRIMEAGEAGGKMVVVVE
- a CDS encoding haloacid dehalogenase type II, whose product is MAAPSVLVFDVNETLIDIDSIAPIFGRIFGDRQAMRGWFNQLVMYSMTVTLSGNYVDFFSLGQGALRMLADIHNVEISDDDVRAIKQAMLTMPAHPDAADGLASLRDNGFRMVTLSNSPPNPDGPSPLEHAGLSHFFEHQFSVDASRAFKPAPATYQRVCDQLDVAPAECMMVAAHVWDTIGAQSVGYSGALITRPGNTLFPVSGLPQPDVVARNLPDLAANLTHRPDETSTQ
- a CDS encoding methylated-DNA--[protein]-cysteine S-methyltransferase — its product is MSTATTTTRHAVIDSPIGPLTLVREDDGLTGLYYPGHWTHPDQTTFGPRVDATADPEFDDAVTQLNEYFAGERKDFDLPLNPQGSDRAQRVWRLLAEIPYGQTTTYGALARAVGEGISPRAIGGFVGHNPLSIYIACHRVVGSTGKLTGYAGGLDRKQYLLELEKAIPVAPQSLW
- a CDS encoding RNA polymerase sigma factor, producing the protein MSQHGPTVLRVVRAVLGHADADDAWSDTFLAAMKAYPDVPADANVEAWLVTIAHRKAIDVVRATSRRATLVADTPDATTPDHADAPHAELTDAVAALPAKQRQAVAYHYLAGLPYAEIATLLGGSPAAARRAAADGIATLRRTYDTESDHDLD
- a CDS encoding methylated-DNA--[protein]-cysteine S-methyltransferase, with product MTSIDLAALYPVDDADIARLHTRLATAAEHDDVLDVAYRTVDSPVGSLLIAATPIGLVRVAFDSEGNDAVLQSLSDRISSRVLNAPARLDAVASQLDEYFSGRRHRFDVPLDWQLSKGFRRTVLEHLATDIGYGTTASYGTLARLSGSPKAVRAVGTTCATNPIPVVVPCHRVVRADGTMGQYRGGPVAKRTLLDLEGAQ
- a CDS encoding NAD-dependent epimerase/dehydratase family protein codes for the protein MTETVLVTGAFGLVGAQTVRRLAEAGHRVVVTDLGTPAQRKTVLPANAEARWADLTDQGEVDRLIAEVTPTVIVHLAAVILPAMYRIPAIGRRVNVEATAALVRAAQSAPRPPRFVLASSNAVYGARNPHRNPERLRADSPLAPSELYGEHKVEAENLVRASGLDWVILRLGGVISVEPGAMPINGDAMFFESALPTDGRIHTVDVRDVATAFTKAATADVVGEALLIAGDDSHLLRQKDVGLAMAAARGLPNVLPAGLPGDPDSDENWFVTDWLDTSRAQEALSFQQHSWPDMLAEMRAAAGWRRHVMFLVAPLARVFLNRRAAYRNAPGRYADPWGAIRSRLGDPRPD